CGGAATTGTCTGCATCGTCAATGATTGACAAAGGATTGAATCCGAGGTGTACTGAGCTTCCAATTATTATCAAGAGTATGGCAATCCAGGTGTACTGGAACCTACTGGGGTTCATAGAGCCCTCCTATGGTGTCCTGTGTGATCTCTTTTGCGGGGATGTTCTTTTCAATCCTGCCGTTTATCATGATTAGTACGTTGTCACTGTACATTTTTGCGATGTCTGGGTTATGGTGGGTCATCAGTATGGTGATCTTTTTCTTCTTCCTTACGTCCGCAAAAATGTCCATCACAGTTACTGCTGCTTTGAAATCAAGGCTTGCAGTCATCTCGTCTGCCAGAATTATCGAAGGTCTTTGAATAAGCGTCCTTGCTATTGCAACTCGCTGTTTTTCACCGCCGCTCAGCTTCTTTACCTTTACGTCCTTGAGGTGTGATACCTTGAGGTCGTACATCAAAGAGTATGCTTCGTCTAGCATGTCCTTTGTGTACATGCCGGTAATTGAGCGCCAGCGTGGCATCCTCCTTAGGGCACCCATCATCACGTTGGTAAACACACTAAGTTCATTGACTAGACCGAGATTCTGCGGTATGTATCCTAACATCTTCTGACTTTCATTGTCCAAGCCCTTTTTTCCAAAAAAATACATCTCGCCTGAGGTCGGCTTCAAAAGACCAAGTGCGACCTTTAGCAGAGTAGTCTTTCCTGCCCCGTTTGGACCCATTATGGTGACCGCACTGCCTTCCGGTACGTTCATGGACAAATTGTTGAGTATCTTTCTGTTGTTTACAGTCAGCTGAACTGCGTTCATGCTGAGTGCATCCATGGGTATTTGGCTAGACCTTCTCTGTATATTTCAAGCCGGTTATCTTGAGCGCACTCTGCAGGTTTCCAAGATGCTCGTCCGCAGTAGTCTCCTCAAAGCCGACAAATATGGCAGACACCAGTTTTCGCATTATCTGCTTTGTGCCGTCGTCACTTCCTAATTCCAGCAGTGCTGCCTTTACCTTGGCCTTTGCGTCCGAGTCCATGTCTTTACTGAACACCACGCCGTGTGACGGAATTGGGCCCTGCTCGTGTACTACCTTTGTGTTGTCTATTACCTCTCGGTACAGTTTCTCATTTACATCTCCTGCAATTATGCTGACGTCGACTCGGCCGTTCTTTAGTGCCTCCCATGCCTGACCGTAGCCACCTGCAAACACCACGTCTGCAAAGTATGCCTTTGGATCTATCTCCTTTCCTTCCTCGACAGTCACAAGTCCTTCTTCAACTAGTGACTTCATTGGGGTGACGTATCCTGAGGTGGACAGCGGACTTGGAAATGCCGCAGTGGTGCCCCTGAGATCCTCAAGCGTGTTGTACGGTGAATCTTTTGGTACCACCCAGTATGAGTAATAATATGTCTCTGCAGTAAGGGTATCTCCTATGACGACCTCTCTTACCTCTGCAAGCTCAAGTGTTGCGCCTGCCTTTTGTACTGCAAGATATGATGGCCAGGCGCTCATGAATGCCATGTCTGCCTTGCCAAATCGTAATGCCTCCACAACACCTGCGTATGATGTTGGGACGTAAATCTGAACGTCGTAACCTGTTTTCTGCTCTAGGAACTGCTCCAATTCTTTTGCCTGGGACTCGATGTCGCTTGCCTGCGCGGTGGGCTGGATTGCCAGCGTTATCACCTTTGCCTCCTGCACCTCTGGAACAGTGCTGTCTGATGCGATAAAGATGCCATACCCTATCCCTATCCCAGCTACTAGAATTATCGGGATTATGGCATAGAGTTTGTTCATGGTTCGCATCTTTTTTATCATTATTTAAGTCCGGCAGAACGTTCCATACTTGTAGACTATGGCTGAAAAACACCCTTTATTTTTGTAGAATGGTTCCTATTTTATTATGTTATGAGGTTATGAGATTTTACCCCAATCACACACATGGTGATAAATTCCATTTTCCGCGCCTCTATGTTGGACTCCACTACTGCAATAGTAATTGACGACGACAAGGAGACGGTGTCAGTGTTCTGCGAGTACATGCGAGGCATGGGCATCGACGTTCGGGGGTTTGGCTACAACGGAAAGCAGGCAGTGGAACTGTATGAACGGCTCCGACCGGATGTGGTGTTCTTGGATCTGATCATGCCTGAATACGACGGATTTTATGCACTTGACAGGCTGCGTCAAATTGATCCTGACTCCAAGGTGATAGTCATTACTGCAAACCACCTCACAGAGGCAGACGGGGCGCGCCTTGAAAATCTGAATCCGACCCGCGTAGTGACAAAGCCGTTTGACGTCAACGACATCCTAAGGTTCGTTGGCGAGCTTGGAAAGTAGTCACGTGGTGGGAAACGTATGTATGGAATAGATCACACCACACAGCAAATGCCTGTCAAGTTCGGATTGTATCACGTGCAGCTTATGAGGTATTATGATGAGGTCCTGGCCCAGTCTGCAAGAAACTATGCGTTCACTGCGGACAAAAAATGGGTGATGAGGTACAGGACAATCGAGCCGCTGTCTGACAAACTACTCAAGGATGCAATAAAGGCAGCAGACGACTCTACTCGTCCGTTTTTTGTGACTCTGGACAAGGCAAATGCTGCGCTTGTAGCGATGGAGCACCGCTCAATTAGACTTGTGCGCCGTGGCAAGAAGGAAGAGGCGCTTGGGCTGCTTGATGGAATGGAGTATGAGAAACAAAGGAAGATTCTTGCGGGAGGACTTGCTGACTTTGTGGCAAAGATGGAGGGAGCAAAGACAAAGCACGAGATTGCTGCAAACATTGCAATTCCATCAGTTCAGGATGTGATGGACCTTGAGCGCAAGCTTGCAGTAATAGAGGAGAGCGTCAAAAAAGAGCGGCTTGTGGCAATAGGCGAGCTTGCGGCAAGATTTGCTCATGACATCCGCAATCCGCTTGCGGTTATTCGCAACTCAATAGACCTTCTAACATCACAGAATCCCGACCCAAAAACAATCGACCACTACCAGAGGATACAGCGCGCTGTGACTAGGATCACATACCAGATAGACGACGTCCTCAATTTTGTAAAGCCTAGAATCCTGATACCAAAACAGATCACATTGTTTGAGATACTAAACTCCACTGTCAGCAAGGTAAAGATTCCTGACACCGTCCGGCTTGAGATGCCAAAAAAGGACATCGTGTTTGTCGCAGATCCGATAAACTTGGAGATAGTATTCGTCAATTTAATAACAAACGCGATTCAGGCGATGAACAACTCTGGCAAGATACGCATCGGCTACAAGGTAGAAAAGAAAAACATCGTGATATCTTTGAGCGACAGCGGTCCTGGCATTCCAAAGAAATACCTCTCAAAGATATTCGAGCCATTGTTTACTACAAAGCAGACAGGCACCGGACTTGGGCTGGTCAGCTGCAAGACAATAGTGGAACAGCACGGCGGCAAGATATCTGTACAAAGTCGGACAGGGAGTGGGACTACGTTTTTTATCAACCTGCCAAAGAAGCGCATGCCGGCACGCAGATAATCTGCCTGAATTCCTGCTGATTCTGACGCTTAAATTTAATAGACGACCCGTGGTTTCACATGCAATGGGACGACGAAAAACACAGAAAATCATCAAATCCGCTCCAAAGAATGTAACTACCGGACTGTGTCCAAAATGTCAAACCGTGGGACGTATCTTCCTAATTGGCCAAGTGGGCGCCGAGCACGCAAAATGCGCCTCCTGCAACCAAGAGTTTGATTTGTAGCGAGTCTAATCAAAAAAATTCACCCATAAATTTTTAAGCTCTTTTCCTAATTGTACATCAGAATGGCTTCAACCGAAGGCGAGACAATCTATGAGCGCGTGGCAAAGCTGGAAGACGAAATTGCGGCACTGCGCAACGAAGTAGACGTACTCAAAAAGGCTTTGCGAAACAAGCTAGCAAGGCACGAAATATCTCAAATCAAGAAAGGGCGCGACGTCACGTCAATTATTGATTAATCTTTTCTCTAATATCTCGTATTAGTTCCAGAACAAAGTCCACGTCCGGGGCTTCGGGGGCGATCTCAAGGTATCTGTTGAGGTACTTGAGGGCCTCCTCGTAGTGGAGCAACCTGTCTTCTAGGATGCCCTTGTCGCGTATCTCGTCTGGCGACTCCGGCTCCACTGCAAGTATCATGTTGGTGCACCGCATTGCCTTTTCGTACGCGTACGACTGGGAATACGAGTTCTTCAGGTTCCGCATTATTCTGACTAGCACCTTGTCCTCTGGAAGCTCGTCCAAAAACTCCGGGGAAAACTCGACGTCCTCGCCAAAATTCCTAAACAGGATCTCTTCGAGATCCTCTACGTTGAGTAGCCTGCCGCCCTCAAATGGGTCCAGTATCATCTCTTCGTTGTATTTTACGACCACGTGACTTGGGAAGCCACAGATTCGCAGGTCCAACCCTATCTGTCTTGCAACCTCGACGTAAATAATTGACAGGGTTATGGGGATTCCACTTTTCTTGTCTAACACCTCGTTTAGAAAGTTGTTCTTTGGGTCGTAATAATCCTCAGTGTCTCCGACAAAGCCGAGTGTCTGAAAGAGGTGCTCATTGAGCATCGATATGAGATATGTCGGGTTTTTCACATCGGAGAGCATCACCTTGAGGGACTTTGCAATGTCGTTTATCTTTGCAATCTCGTCTTGGATTTTCAGGTCGGGATACTCTAGGATCTGGCCAAGCTTTAGGCATTTTTCCACCAAGTTGTACCTTTTGTCTGTGGAGTATGCCAGCCATTCTGCCACAAAGGGGTCGAATTTCTCGCTCAACTATGAGATCCTGCTCACGTATTTCTGCGGGTCCTTCAACTCGCGTGTAGTTGGGGGATTGCCAATCAGCGTGCCAAATCCACCCTTGCCGAATTTTGCAAACACTGCTGATACTAGGTCCTTTCCCATGTGCTTTCTTACGGTGTATGCAGAGATGTCAGTTCCCATGAACATGGTCAGGTACTGGTGAAAGTCACGGTCGTCCTTTAGGATGTTCTGCACGCAGAACTCTGCCATTCCCTCCATGGTGGAAAATGCCGCATGGTGCCTCTGGATTGGTCCAAGCCACCTCTGGTATATTCCCAAAAGCTCAGGCACCATCTGGGATATTGTAGGGTCTATCTCCACTTTGGTAAATGTCATGACGTCAGGACCCAGGACGTTTACAATAAAGTTGTCCGGATTTAGCATAAAGAACAGATTTGCGCGCTTGGCAATGGGGAACTCGTCTGGGACTGTAGGAATCTGCATATGCTCTGACAGCCTTGCCACTGTTGGGTCGTCCAGGTTCAGGATTATCTTTGCAAGCTCCTCGTTTATCCTGTTTACCTCGATTACTGCCTTTTTGTTTTCCTCGTACAAGTGTGTCTGGATGGAGTGAACCATCTCTTCAAGTGTGGTCATCTTTAAGGCGCCGATATACCCTGACTTGACGGTCTCGTATCTTGCATCGTAAGGCTGCCCCTGCTTGTGCAGGATTATCTGCGGATAGCTTGACAGCACAAAGCTATTCAGGTATATGGTGGAATCAAGATAGTCTCCATATGTGGTTGATATCTTTGAGATGTATGCCTTGGCATAAGTGGAATATACGAGAAACTTGACTGGGTCCTCCTTTATCACGCTGACTATTGCCTGTCTGTCCTGCTTTGCAAGCGCCGCAAACAGTCTGTCTATGAATTTCCGCGCGTCATCTGATGCAAACACCTTCCGTCCCTTGATTTTTTTGAGGTCCTCAAGTCCTGGGAATTCTATTTTTACGTCCGGTGAAACTGCAATTCCTGTAAATTCCTCCACTCTTTGCTTCAGACCGGGCGCAAACTCGCTTACCGTCTGCTGTGGGGAGTCGAATTTTGCGGTAAAATCTGGGTCTTCTGATATCTTTGAGGAGAGTTTCGCAATCACTTCCTCCTCGTTTATCTCAACTGAGATCTGATCAAGGAGTGCGTCTGCAAATTCCTCAAGCTCAGTCATTAATGGCTTGCCACTTTTGTACTAATTTAACATTAACTGGGCGTTCTACATGAAATAGGTATTAATGCAAAACGTGACACCGTAAATTCACTTTGCAAGAGTTCAGCCTAGAGTATCTGCGGTGCATCAAGTGTGGCGGAAAGCTGGAACTTCAGACGCTTCGACGCGGATCTGAGATTGAGGAGGGATTTTTATTTTGCAAAAAATGCGTGCTGCATTTTCCGGTAATCGGTAAAGTGGCAATACTCCGTGACTTTGCAGAGTATGTCTCAAACAGGCCCCGGCTGGGCGGGGACTTGCTTCTCTCATCAAATACTATGCAGATGAGGTCGTTTGTGAAAAAAGCGCTCTCAAAAGCAGGCAAGTCTTTTGAGGACGTATCATTGATTGAAAAAAGATGGTCTGGAATATACGGCAACAATCGGCGCTCACCGTTTTACTCTGTGATGAAAAAATCGCTGGATTCCATGCCTGGCGGGATGGCACTGGAGCACGGGTGCTCTATTGGGATTATCACAGAACATCTGGCAAAAAACCACCCTATTGCATTTGGGATTGACAGGTCGTATTATGCGGTACTGGAGGCAAAAAAGCGCACGCGAAAAAATCTGGATTACTTTGTGGCAGATTCACTTGAGCAGCCGTTTGGCAAGGTACAGTTTGAATTGGTTGCAGGACTGAACCTATTTGAGCTGATTGAGCCAAAAGTCTTGCTAAAGTCGCTTGCACGTCAGGTGAAAAAGGGCGGCTCTCTCATGCTGTCTGACCCATACGACTATGATCGAGGGACAAAGTCCGTCCGCGAGCCGCTATTTGCGGATTCGGTGCGCGACGAACTAATTCAGTTGGGATTTTCAATATCTGGCAAGACACGACTGCCAAGCAGAATAAATTGGAATCTACGGCTATATGACAGGGCAGTACTTCGGTATGATGTTGACTTGGTAATTGGAAAAAAACTGGGCTAGAGGAGAACGATGTGCTAGCGGTGTTTTACAATACCTTGCGGCACGGTTTCAATCGTATTTTTTGTGTTTGCGTCTGCCCATCTAATTGTTAAGTAGACGAATTCCTACTGAAAACGCGTCTTGAATTAGAAACTAGAATGGGTGTATTTCCTATTGACTCAGACTTTTTTCAATATTAGTGCAACCGAGTTGTCTGTTACCTCTGACTGTGTTTTTATTTCCTTTATTGTATGAAACATCTCTTCAAAACATCTTGCGATAAAAAACGACCATTTCTTGCCCATGTCAAATTGCATGATTAGTTTGTACGATGAATTTGCAGTCTCGTATCTGTATGGAAATCCTGACACCTTAAGCCAGCTCTTTGCGAGGCTTACTGCACTCTCAAAGTTGAACTCTCCGTTCAAAAGCAGTACGATGTCATGTATTTTGGCAGTAATGATCTTTTTAGCTAGTTTCTCTAGTTCTGGAAATGTCATGTTGTCAAATAACAGAACTGGAAGATCGCGTAGCACTGAGATCATGCCTGCCTGCGGGGCATAGCTGTGCCACGAGGTATATGAATCAAATATCTGGTTTATCAGGACGTTGGTTGACAGGCTTTTTTCTTGGGCCTCCTGTCTGAGCTTTTCTAAATTCTTGGCATCTATTCTGAGTGTTATGTGGGATTTTTTGACTTTCGACATTGAACCAACTCCATCAAAAAAATAAATTAATAAATAATTTGTTATAATGCCTGGAATTTGGGCACAGTGTAGCACTTTCTATACGGATGTGTGCGAATTTCTTAAATTCCTACATGTCCAACTATGGTAAATGCGTGGTTACACGGTGTCGGAACAATGAATATTCTCATCATCGATGATAACTGCGAAATAACCACAATGCTCTCAAAATACTTTACACTAAAAGGACACACGTGTTATGTCTCCAACGATGGTAAAAACGGCCTACTCATGATGGAAAATTCTCAGTTTCATGTTGTATTGCTTGATCTTGCAATGCCTGATTTTTCGGGACGCGATCTAATCAACCATCTGCATGATCATGGAAAGATGCGCAATCATACTGTGATTACACTCACCGCATCATCATTATCTGATATTGACGCAACTTACCTGATGGAAAAAGGAGTTCACTCTGTTCTAAAAAAGCCGATTGATCCTGACACCCTGTTGGAATATTTGATGAAGGTGACGGCAAAATAAAATCACATAATGATCAATCAATTTATTTGCATTGTGTGCAAAGTGTAAAGTTTTATGCTGATTTTCAACCTCAATACAAAATTGACGTTATTACCTGGTCGGTTGTAATTCATCAATACATAATACTTGGTCGTGCTTTTGAATTTGTGACTGATTCTTGAACAGAGAGATTACAGTAACCCTGATGGTCTTAGTTACAACCACTGCGTCCATTGTGGGAATTTTGTGTTTTTACACAAATAATGAAATTCAGAGATTGAATAATGATACCGTTGAGACAAAAATACATGAAGTTACTGCGATGTCCTCTCGCTTTGCATTACGACTGCAATATGTAACTGGAATGATGGAAGTGATAAGTCATAATACTACCATGGCAGATCCTCCAACATATTCGAATTTGATCTCAGATCAGCTAAAGGGCATACCTGAAGATGCGGATTCTGAGAAAAGAAATATCGCAAAAATATTGCTTTACAAAAAATTTGATCTAGATTACGTCTTTTATGTTGTACCAAATGGTGACATCTATTTTGTTGAGCCATTTAGTTCACAGCTCAATGTCTTACAACTGAATTTGTCTTTTAGGGACTGGTACCGCGGTGCAGTGGATACCGGGACTACGTATGTGAGCGAAGTCTATACATCTAGTAACAAGCAGCACAATGTCATATCTGTTGTAGTTCCAATATATGATGACGAGAAGTCCTTAAATGGTATATTTGGAGGCACGCTTAATCTTGGAGCAGTTCAACGGGCATTTTCTATGCTGGATCTGAGGCCAAACGAGTACATGCTCATAACGGATCACAATCACAACGTTGTGGTTGACTCTAGACAGCCGGAATCGGGTGTGGAAATTAGAAGATTCCAACTAACTGTACCTGACTCGTCGTCTAAAACTGATACCAACGTCATGACTACTGTGATCGATGGCAAAGAGGTACTGGTAATATCTAGAGAAATGCATGTCGGCACTCATACTTGGTCATTTCTGTCTATTCAGCCAATTGCCGATGCGTATGCATCATCTAATGCGTTGAAAAATGAGGCAATTCTACTGATTGTGGCAATGACGATAATAAGCAGCACAAGCGGATTTATCGTGATCCGAAAAATGTATGCAAATGTGGTGCTCACTCAAATGTTAAAGAAAATCAACTTGGAACTGGAGAAAAAAACAGAGGAGATCGAGCAGGCTGACATTAAAAAAGAAGAGTTTGCTGCCATGATAACTCATGAACTAAAGACCCCCCTGATGCCAATTATGGGCTACTGTAAGATGTTAAAGACCAAAATGCTTGGGGAACTGACCGGCGAGCAGTTGGAATCTGTTGTCACAATAGAAAACAACGCAAAACGACTGGTTTCACTAATCGATGACATCTTGGATGCAAGAAAACTGGACCTGAACAAGATGCGGTTCAAAATGGAAGATGTTTCAATCGACGAGCTATTTGAAGAGATACACTCTAGCTACAAGGTACTAAAAGAAAAAGGTAAAGAATTCGTTATTGATATGCAGGTGCACGGATCTACAATAAGAACTGACAAGATGCGACTGCGCCAAGTATTTGACAATCTGATTTCAAACGCAATAAAATTCACTCCAGATGAGGATGCAAAAATTGAGGTGGGTGCAAAGTATGCTGATAATAAAATAAGATTCTATGTAAAAGATAATGGCTTTGGAATTCCTCCCGAAAAACAAGTTAATCTCTTCAAAAAGTTTTACCAAATTGATACATCTGAGAGGAGGAAGGCGGGAGGTACTGGACTTGGACTTGCAATCAGCAAGGGTATAGTGGAGAATCTAAATGGAAAAATTTGGGTTAAAAGTGATGGAAAGTCAGGCTCAACATTTTATTTTGAGCTTCCACAGTGATTGTCGATACGCAATATTTTTAATTTACAAAGTAGGTGATATGGTGTGAAAATATTACATATTGACGATAATTCCGACATCACCAAAATGTTCTCAAAATATTTCAAACTGAAAGGCATTGACGTATCAATCGCAAATGACGGCCAAAACGGCTTACAAATGATCACAAACGAAAGATTTGATGTTGTTTTGCTTGACTTGGCAATGCCTAATTTTTCAGGGCGTGACATAGTTGATCATCTCCACCGCAACGGAATTCGTAACCAATGCAAAATTATCGCACTCACGGCGTCATCCATATCTGTTGATGATGAGCTGAGTCTGAGAGGTAAGGGAGTTCACTCTGTACTGAGAAAACCAATTGATCCTGACGAATTACTGAATTATCTGCAGGCAGTCAAATAGCAACTTTATGGAACAAGACAAGTTCGTCGACGAAATTCGCAAAATACGGCGGATTCAAAAAAGTTTGGACGGCATACTGGGCAGTAATGCGCCGAAAACCGAACAAATTCATCACATATTGGATAATCTTGATTCCACACGTCACGTAACGACAAATGTGGTAGATGCTCTCTCTTCAAATAAGATCAAAATAACGGATGATCTGGCAAGCAAACTAAGTCACGAGTTGCGAACGCCGCTTGTTCCAATACGTGCATATGCCGACATGTTGCTGCGTGGCGACTTTGGCTCACTTAACGATGAGCAGCAAAAAAGGCTTGAACTTCTTGTTTTGAGCGCAAAACAGCTGCAGCAAAAGATCGAGTTGTTACTTGATCAACGGATCCTGGACAATCGTATACGTGACTCGGGCACCGATCACCACATCAGAGAGCTTGAGCAGGAAAAGGCGCTGTTGGAAAAAATCAACCTTATGCTGAGTGAAAAAATCCAAGAAGATCACTCTGAGATTAAGGAACTCAGAAACGATCTCAGCAAAACAGAGCACCGAAAAACGGAATATGAACAGGAAAAACTCATCCTTGACAAAACGGTGCAAATCGAGGAGAAAAAGAGCCACCGTCTTGCAAAAAAGAACCTGGTAATTATTGCCACTGCGGCCTTGGTTGTGGGAATCGGCTTTGCGGCTTATTCGATATATGTGGTAGAATTGGTAGGTGCTCAGTACGGCGTCTCAAACCTTGGCAATTTGAAGTCAAACTATGTCATACAAAACCTCAGAGGTGACACAGTCGATACGTGGCTTTCCTGGAGACTGACTCCTGAGAGCACCCTAGTTGTGGGAGTAATTGACGGCCAAAAACATCCTGACAAATTGGAACTGATCAAGGAAGTGATACTATCCGAAGAGGCAATTCAAATTGATGATTCTTTGCTGCACAAGGGGCCTGTCGGCTCTACTTCTACTTACTATATGGGATGGGCAGGCGCGCTAAAGCAGGCTGCAAAGACACAAACTGTGCTTTACATTCCGTCCAAACTCGAGGTGGTGGAATCAAAGAGTGGAGAAGGGAACATCACTATAATACTCACCGATGAAAAAAGCGGCGACGGATATTCCGGATTTACAAAATCTATAGCAGATGATGCACAAAATCAGATCCTAAAATCCACCATAACAATCTATGAGGTGGACAGATTGGACGACGAACAATTCAAGACAGTTCTTAGGCATGAATTAGGACACGCACTGGGCCTTGCCCATTCCACAGCACCTGAGGATCTGATGGCGCCCACCATACAGACTGCTTACCCGTACATATCTGGCTGCGCAATTGACTCTATTGTGAGACTGTATGACGGTGGAAAAAACAGTCAAGTTGTATGTGAGAAATAATACCTGTTAATAACGTGCAGTTTTTTCAGGCTGTAGTTTATCGGAAGTAAGTTTTTGGATTCAATGAGTCTCATCCGAATCCATCTCCCCAAACAATCTCTGTAAATCTATTTAGTAGCAAATTGATCTCAGAACTTGTCCTTTGTTCTTTTGGTTTTTTAAACGTGGATGTGATTACTTTCGTATTCTCTTCAAGCGCTTTGTTGCCGAGGAATTTTGCATCCCCTATGACGACGTCCGCATTATTTAGGAGCGCCTCAATTTCGCCTTTATTGCTTGGATCACTCACTAACTTTTTGAGACTTGATACAATCATGACTGCTCTTACCTCGGTCTCTATCCGAAATAGCCTTCGATACGAACTAACGCCGGCCATTGGTGTTTGTACTGGATTTTTCTATTTAATTAGCCCAGAAACATTGTTCTAGAAGAATCGAACTCAGTCTGTTGGGGCAAGCACTGTGATGACTTTGGAATTGCCATGATTTGGGTTAAATGCAACAACGTCTGAGCCTGTAGGTATCACTTTTTCTACCATTGTAATTGGCAACTGTGCAAGATTATTGATGCGTTCAAATGATTTCATGTGATCGTTTAAGATTGCGTGAACATTCACTGGCTGACCGGACACTGTTTGTGGATTGACTGTAAAATAACCCGCAGCCATGATTACAAAAACCAAGCTGAGTATGACTACCGTTGATCTCATTGACAATACAATTCTATTATTTGCTAATAGACTATGCGTACAATCTTCTATGGAATTTTTCACATTTTTCTTTATTGTTCGAAATTGTTCTGCAGATGAGATTGGTGCGGTCAAGTCGGAATTTCACCGCTTCCTTCAGACTGGATGTCTGGCGTGCAGCTTATACACCATAACCGCACAATCTTGTGATTAATTATTTCTTTAAGACTTGATAGGGAATGTATCTAACAATCTTCTATTGGTGTAAATTATGAACATATTGCTAGAATAATCATGCAGTAAATTATTAGATCACTCTAATACGAAACCAAGACAAGATACATTGATTTGAACAATTTCAAAATAGTTCAGATTATTTCATACGTACTTACATCATTATTTTTTGTAAATCCTGTGTCTGCGTTGAATGCTTTTGTGTCTGAG
This genomic stretch from Candidatus Nitrosotenuis cloacae harbors:
- a CDS encoding phosphonate ABC transporter ATP-binding protein; translated protein: MDALSMNAVQLTVNNRKILNNLSMNVPEGSAVTIMGPNGAGKTTLLKVALGLLKPTSGEMYFFGKKGLDNESQKMLGYIPQNLGLVNELSVFTNVMMGALRRMPRWRSITGMYTKDMLDEAYSLMYDLKVSHLKDVKVKKLSGGEKQRVAIARTLIQRPSIILADEMTASLDFKAAVTVMDIFADVRKKKKITILMTHHNPDIAKMYSDNVLIMINGRIEKNIPAKEITQDTIGGLYEPQ
- a CDS encoding phosphate/phosphite/phosphonate ABC transporter substrate-binding protein encodes the protein MNKLYAIIPIILVAGIGIGYGIFIASDSTVPEVQEAKVITLAIQPTAQASDIESQAKELEQFLEQKTGYDVQIYVPTSYAGVVEALRFGKADMAFMSAWPSYLAVQKAGATLELAEVREVVIGDTLTAETYYYSYWVVPKDSPYNTLEDLRGTTAAFPSPLSTSGYVTPMKSLVEEGLVTVEEGKEIDPKAYFADVVFAGGYGQAWEALKNGRVDVSIIAGDVNEKLYREVIDNTKVVHEQGPIPSHGVVFSKDMDSDAKAKVKAALLELGSDDGTKQIMRKLVSAIFVGFEETTADEHLGNLQSALKITGLKYTEKV
- a CDS encoding response regulator; this encodes MDSTTAIVIDDDKETVSVFCEYMRGMGIDVRGFGYNGKQAVELYERLRPDVVFLDLIMPEYDGFYALDRLRQIDPDSKVIVITANHLTEADGARLENLNPTRVVTKPFDVNDILRFVGELGK
- a CDS encoding two-component system sensor histidine kinase NtrB, whose amino-acid sequence is MYGIDHTTQQMPVKFGLYHVQLMRYYDEVLAQSARNYAFTADKKWVMRYRTIEPLSDKLLKDAIKAADDSTRPFFVTLDKANAALVAMEHRSIRLVRRGKKEEALGLLDGMEYEKQRKILAGGLADFVAKMEGAKTKHEIAANIAIPSVQDVMDLERKLAVIEESVKKERLVAIGELAARFAHDIRNPLAVIRNSIDLLTSQNPDPKTIDHYQRIQRAVTRITYQIDDVLNFVKPRILIPKQITLFEILNSTVSKVKIPDTVRLEMPKKDIVFVADPINLEIVFVNLITNAIQAMNNSGKIRIGYKVEKKNIVISLSDSGPGIPKKYLSKIFEPLFTTKQTGTGLGLVSCKTIVEQHGGKISVQSRTGSGTTFFINLPKKRMPARR
- a CDS encoding SirB1 family protein; translation: MSEKFDPFVAEWLAYSTDKRYNLVEKCLKLGQILEYPDLKIQDEIAKINDIAKSLKVMLSDVKNPTYLISMLNEHLFQTLGFVGDTEDYYDPKNNFLNEVLDKKSGIPITLSIIYVEVARQIGLDLRICGFPSHVVVKYNEEMILDPFEGGRLLNVEDLEEILFRNFGEDVEFSPEFLDELPEDKVLVRIMRNLKNSYSQSYAYEKAMRCTNMILAVEPESPDEIRDKGILEDRLLHYEEALKYLNRYLEIAPEAPDVDFVLELIRDIREKINQ
- a CDS encoding class I SAM-dependent methyltransferase; amino-acid sequence: MQEFSLEYLRCIKCGGKLELQTLRRGSEIEEGFLFCKKCVLHFPVIGKVAILRDFAEYVSNRPRLGGDLLLSSNTMQMRSFVKKALSKAGKSFEDVSLIEKRWSGIYGNNRRSPFYSVMKKSLDSMPGGMALEHGCSIGIITEHLAKNHPIAFGIDRSYYAVLEAKKRTRKNLDYFVADSLEQPFGKVQFELVAGLNLFELIEPKVLLKSLARQVKKGGSLMLSDPYDYDRGTKSVREPLFADSVRDELIQLGFSISGKTRLPSRINWNLRLYDRAVLRYDVDLVIGKKLG
- a CDS encoding response regulator, which gives rise to MNILIIDDNCEITTMLSKYFTLKGHTCYVSNDGKNGLLMMENSQFHVVLLDLAMPDFSGRDLINHLHDHGKMRNHTVITLTASSLSDIDATYLMEKGVHSVLKKPIDPDTLLEYLMKVTAK
- a CDS encoding sensor histidine kinase, which gives rise to MNREITVTLMVLVTTTASIVGILCFYTNNEIQRLNNDTVETKIHEVTAMSSRFALRLQYVTGMMEVISHNTTMADPPTYSNLISDQLKGIPEDADSEKRNIAKILLYKKFDLDYVFYVVPNGDIYFVEPFSSQLNVLQLNLSFRDWYRGAVDTGTTYVSEVYTSSNKQHNVISVVVPIYDDEKSLNGIFGGTLNLGAVQRAFSMLDLRPNEYMLITDHNHNVVVDSRQPESGVEIRRFQLTVPDSSSKTDTNVMTTVIDGKEVLVISREMHVGTHTWSFLSIQPIADAYASSNALKNEAILLIVAMTIISSTSGFIVIRKMYANVVLTQMLKKINLELEKKTEEIEQADIKKEEFAAMITHELKTPLMPIMGYCKMLKTKMLGELTGEQLESVVTIENNAKRLVSLIDDILDARKLDLNKMRFKMEDVSIDELFEEIHSSYKVLKEKGKEFVIDMQVHGSTIRTDKMRLRQVFDNLISNAIKFTPDEDAKIEVGAKYADNKIRFYVKDNGFGIPPEKQVNLFKKFYQIDTSERRKAGGTGLGLAISKGIVENLNGKIWVKSDGKSGSTFYFELPQ
- a CDS encoding response regulator; this encodes MKILHIDDNSDITKMFSKYFKLKGIDVSIANDGQNGLQMITNERFDVVLLDLAMPNFSGRDIVDHLHRNGIRNQCKIIALTASSISVDDELSLRGKGVHSVLRKPIDPDELLNYLQAVK